From Anopheles coluzzii chromosome 3, AcolN3, whole genome shotgun sequence, the proteins below share one genomic window:
- the LOC120954648 gene encoding D-3-phosphoglycerate dehydrogenase, protein MPVDIKRVLVCDAVDNACVKLLQDHGIQVDYKLKLSQDELIKEVKNYDALIVRSDTKITAEILDAGAGRVKAVGRAGAGVDNINIEAATRNNVLVLNTPGGNSISACELTCFLIGALARPICPAATSMKEGRWDRKLYSGSELYGKTLAILGLGRIGREVGVRMNAFGMRVIGFDPITTAAEAKAAGIEKMELEQIWPLADYITVHTPLIPATRNLISTATLAKCRKGVRVVNVARGGIIDEAALVTALESGQCGGAAVDVYPEEPPKSDTTRKLINHPKVVATPHLGASTSEAQVRVAVEVAEQFIALTGKSTVYTQYAGVVNRDVLKNVF, encoded by the exons ATGCCAGTTGATATTAAGCGTGTGCTAGTGTGCGATGCCGTTGACAATGCGTGCGTCAAGCTGCTGCAAGACCATGGCATTCAA GTTGACTACAAGCTGAAGCTGTCACAGGATGAGCTGATTAAGGAGGTTAAG AATTATGATGCTCTCATCGTGCGGTCGGACACGAAAATTACGGCCGAGATTTTGGACGCGGGCGCCGGCCGGGTGAAGGCGGTCGGACGTGCCGGTGCCGGCGTGGACAACATCAACATCGAAGCAGCGACGCGAAACAACGTGCTGGTGCTGAA CACTCCCGGCGGCAATTCGATTTCGGCGTGCGAGCTGACGTGCTTCCTGATCGGGGCGCTGGCCCGCCCCATCTGCCCGGCGGCCACCAGCATGAAGGAGGGCCGCTGGGACCGGAAGCTGTACTCCGGCTCGGAGCTGTACGGCAAGACGCTCGCCATTCTCGGGCTCGGTCGCATCGGGCGCGAGGTCGGCGTACGCATGAACGCGTTCGGGATGCGCGTGATCGGGTTCGATCCGATCACGACGGCCGCGGAGGCGAAGGCGGCCGGCATCGAGAAGATGGAGCTGGAGCAGATCTGGCCGTTGGCCGACTACATCACCGTCCACACGCCGCTCATTCCTGCCACACGCA ATTTGATCTCGACCGCTACCCTTGCCAAGTGCCGGAAGGGCGTACGGGTGGTTAACGTCGCCCGGGGTGGCATCATCGATGAGGCCGCCCTGGTGACGGCCCTCGAGAGTGGCCAGTGTGGTGGGGCCGCCGTCGACGTGTACCCGGAGGAGCCCCCGAAATCGGACACCACTCGGAAGCTCATCAATCACCCGAAGGTGGTCGCAACGCCTCACCTGG GTGCCAGTACGTCCGAGGCGCAGGTGCGCGTCGCCGTCGAGGTAGCGGAACAATTCATCGCCCTGACGGGCAAATCGACCGTCTACACGCAGTACGCCGGTGTCGTGAATCGGGACGTGTTGAAGAATGTGTTTTAA